The following proteins are encoded in a genomic region of Pagrus major chromosome 16, Pma_NU_1.0:
- the ash1l gene encoding histone-lysine N-methyltransferase ASH1L isoform X1 yields MDQKTQGGTATPPPLLSGAPTGEREKEGGGGKKDEEEEKKRDREKEGAATASAGTGGTGASGPGGAGGDQSHFSIKESSLSEGNVKLKIGLQAKRMKKPPKILENYVCRPAFRATVRHTGRGGGGARGNRAGATSDVSGSKNQSPSQGREKEREKSPSVNRPATSSSSTPSAKAPTPPPPAPPPTSTTTLSPSQVNGSAPAKRGSPKMDCKSDAKSDTKAATTTSERPLNLHRPPPDSKTHPSGKKTPTPQPNPRTSSPSPPLPASKESSFEGVKPALYTYSTESQKDKDKGVQNWGAPTVTEKLAQLIATCPPSKTPKPAKPTKTDPGPPLPSSGFMAPTAKQRDRAMANRNTYSRMVHLSPPPPVSRPPGRPYGSRNKDSVMENSPSLTPLRKEDIEGAGKASSSSGNNISSNSNSSSRSSSPGLTYGNNRLSAMSKDSNGDNSSISKPQSRPAHCSSHTTSSPACPISSSSTTSAEQRTVSAVSHLGSPAPSQGHHAQESPALAEESSASEMGQDRDRPRDLTKCPPPTGTGKPEGKDKGGSNQSLRVERGKSSSPSKRSPNRDNSRLGRTCSPPEPVRQRAPSSSEPDGEEGPQTPLRDDSPDSSGDSPAEQDSKPLKKRRGRKPRWSRVMNKVQGHRAGQDSPFDQSKTTLPLSSSLETPSPPVKRPVGRPPNPNKVKPNPVPQSPASQLFPPQPKKRGRPKTKMPTLDAPARGCLPNKLAPSKVFSSLMKSKEEQDPPVLHPEVDLNPPKPMPRKRGRPKRLPPTLPQEGQPPTLAPESGDMGDKRFRNKGNGQLIMKTIIGKINKMKSMKRKRILSQILLGPRPEEPPKGTTSGVVGSVEAATQSLSSLAASFGGKLGPQINVSKKGTIYMGKRRGRKPKAVSNATGTPPPEPFLSPNTTSPLHHHQSQSQQQHQLSSSEVFPSPSLSQSSGGHSPISDASFVEPGSVHFAGHSHYSNPHHSHNTFSFPPPTFSAPNPRNPGLGSTSSSMGTAASQKKSSCRGYHHHHHHYRQHYHYHKLSPPRPLHPTSPAPLSELKEATPSPVSESHSEETVPSDSGIGTDNNSTSDRGEKAGGAGGLGGIGLPPGMSGGLLMPGVIGSAMGPGVGLNSRGRRRHSAVLMEHPSPSPSPHGARASPDPRRPHPAAPASSLLGHKEKHKHKCKRRSHGCPGYDKLKRQKRKRKKKYLQLRSRRHDPDFLAELDEIVVRLSEIRIAHRTTGHRLGSGVGIAAGTSRVPGVGSRASAGIGGTAGPPPHHYVHRDLLPTIFRVNFGSYYSHPAYSCDPLHYVRKPDMKKKRGRPPKLRESMSEVPFVPGLGFPLSSGGFYHPSYSVPYSSGPLGLGYYRGYPPASALYPHPHHQSPHTAPSHHSHHSPSFPPPPPTSYMHHHHPSHLLLNPSKFHKKKHKLLRQEYLGGGRSPVLYPPMSSELSFNWHHKHKHRHKHRERCAEEDREEAARGGSESRASAGISDAGASGKGERVGSLGMAESLQRCRFGRDTSSIGASKQAATSANSPSSSSSSSAERYKRKESSMSCLGPSRLALGSSSKGHHPVESWFRMGSSKADYSKLSRSHVAPGQGPFSDGRAEDPAGCSDSEDDEPLTPTEDVEPGAHDSPNLTNLFASALTRTTLKGSRSRKSDVVTESSSFSRMDRPMRKDRSTSAERRELGSSGIQTRGVALSTSEGPEGSLHHRQQHHHQPSLFHSHGSASSSRLSPSQDCCLDASLPHHSHRTQPSKHSLHHVNKILRAKKLQRQARTGNNVVKKRGPGRPRKHPLPSPPPSPPPVVELNQTRHRDRAGERPAGARGWEGDTVTDAIESVVQGQRRKCQKRKHWDRDGEDEEEEEEEDGEVEEPEERLPDREENLGNLVARSRTGTGRSWLTQDELQHFRGSVESKPDGHCSPERPGTVSREQAPPMPVTSQREKRPARPPKKKFQKAGLYSDVYKTEDPRSQLLQLKKEKLEYIPGEHDYGLFPAPIHVGKYLRQKRIDFQLPYDILWLWKHDQLYKRPDVPLYKKIRSNVYVDVKPLSGYETTTCNCRPHEVSTDKGCLDDCLNRMSFAECSPSTCPCTDRCDNQRIQRHEWVQCLERFRAEGKGWGIRTKEALRAGQFIIEYLGEVVSEQEFRSRMMEQYFSHSGQYCLNLDSGMVIDSYRMGNEARFINHSCEPNCEMQKWSVNGVYRIGLFALKEITSGTELTYDYNFHSFNTEEQQVCKCGSESCRGIIGGKSQRINGLPGKTGGTRRLGRLKEKRKSKHQLKKREEESSDSNKFYPHLMKPMSNRERNFVLKHRVFLLRNWEKMREKQELLKREGERERDASSLSIYTRWGGVIRDDGNIKSDVFLTQFSALQTSRSVRTRRLAAAEENTEVTRTARLAHIFKEICDMITSYKDSAGQTLAAPLVNLPSRKRNSQYYEKVTDPLDLSTIEKQILTGHYKTVEAFDTDMLKVFRNAEKYYGRKSPVGRDVCRLRKAYYSARHEAAVQIDEIVGETASEADSSDSLERDHGHPQHGGGPGPHDKDDDIIRCICGMYKDEGLMIQCEKCMVWQHFDCMRLETEVEHYLCEQCEPRPIDREVPMIPQPSYAQAGSVYYICLLRDDLLLHQGDCVYLMRDSRRTPEGQPLRQSYRLLSHVNRDKLDIFRIEKLWKNEKGERFAFGHHYFRPHETHHSPSRRFYQNELFRMPLYEIIPLEAVVGTCCVLDLYTYCKGRPKNVKEQDVYICDYRLDKSAHLFYKIHRNRYPVCTKLYAFNHFPKRLTPKRDFSPHYVPDNYKRNGGRSAWKSERPKGVGGCDDDGSSCDRGDDFPPEGEDGRGVEDDMDMASEDPELLSAKPRRAERDGDGDDDEDDEEDEEDGQDSEERKELEDSSAERIGEMLELPSSSASSPLHHPVLGRREAQRERLNKILLDLLHRTPNKNGEGPGTKQGAIDVTYLLEEGAGRRLRRRTLGFGDFVGRK; encoded by the exons AGTGTCAACAGACCAGCCACATCATCTTCATCCACACCCTCTGCTAAAGCTCCcacaccacctcctcctgctcctcctcccaccAGCACTACTACCCTGTCACCCTCCCAAGTCAATGGGAGTGCTCCAGCAAAAAGG GGTTCACCAAAGATGGACTGCAAGTCTGATGCAAAGTCAGACACGAAAGCAGCCACCACCACATCTGAGAGGCCCCTTAACCTTCACCGCCCTCCACCAGACAGCAAAACGCATCCCTCTGGGAAGAAAACACCAACTCCACAACCCAACCCCCGGACATCATCACCTTCTCCACCACTACCTGCATCAAAAGAATCCAGCTTTGAAGGAGTTAAACCTGCTCTATACACCTACAGCACTGAAAGTCAAAAAGACAAGGACAAGGGTGTTCAAAATTGGGGAGCACCCACAGTCACTGAGAAATTGGCTCAACTCATAGCAACTTGCCCACCATCAAAGACGCCTAAGCCAGCCAAACCCACAAAGACTGACCCTGGTCCTCCTCTCCCAAGCTCGGGATTTATGGCCCCCACAGCCAAGCAACGAGACAGGGCTATGGCCAATAGGAATACATATTCTCGAATGGTACACCTttcaccaccacctcctgtaTCAAGACCGCCTGGTCGTCCCTATGGTTCAAGGAACAAAGACAGTGTTATGGAAAATTCACCCAGCCTGACACCACTGAGAAAGGAGGACATAGAAGGGGCTGGGAAAGCTAGTAGCAGCAGCGGTAACAAtatcagcagcaacagcaacagcagtaGTCGCAGCAGCAGCCCAGGACTCACCTATGGTAATAATCGCCTATCAGCCATGTCAAAGGACAGCAACGGCGACAACAGTAGCATTTCTAAGCCACAGTCACGTCCAGCTCACTGCTCATCCCATACCACATCTTCACCAGCTTGTCCTATTTCATCCTCTTCCACCACCTCAGCTGAGCAGAGAACAGTGAGTGCAGTGAGCCACCTGGGCTCCCCTGCACCCTCACAAGGACACCATGCACAAGAGAGTCCTGCCTTGGCAGAGGAAAGCAGTGCAAGTGAGATGGGGCAGGACAGGGACAGGCCCAGAGACTTAACCAAGTGCCCTCCTCCAACAGGAACAGGAAAGCCAGAAGGGAAAGACAAGGGGGGTAGTAATCAGTCACTGCGAGTTGAGAGGGGCAAAAGCTCAAGTCCAAGTAAGCGCAGTCCCAATAGGGATAATAGCCGACTAGGTCGGACTTGCAGTCCCCCTGAGCCTGTAAGACAAAGGGCACCTTCTTCATCGGAGCCGGATGGTGAAGAAGGCCCACAAACGCCTCTTAGAGATGATTCTCCTGATTCATCTGGAGACTCTCCAGCAGAGCAGGACAGCAAACCCCTTAAAAAACGCAGAGGAAGGAAACCACGCTGGTCCCGTGTTATGAACAAGGTGCAGGGTCACAGAGCAGGCCAGGACAGTCCATTCGACCAGAGCAAAACCACCTTGCCTTTATCTTCAAGCTTGGAAACGCCGTCACCACCGGTAAAAAGACCTGTGGGGAGGCCTCCCAACCCAAATAAGGTCAAACCAAATCCTGTGCCACAAAGTCCAGCGTCACAACTCTTCCCACCTCAGCCTAAGAAAAGGGGGAGGCCGAAGACTAAAATGCCAACGCTTGACGCCCCAGCCCGTGGGTGCCTTCCTAACAAGCTGGCCCCCTCCAAGGTCTTTTCATCTTTAATGAAGTCCAAAGAAGAGCAGGACCCCCCTGTTCTTCACCCAGAGGTGGACCTGAACCCCCCTAAACCTATGCCTAGAAAACGTGGACGTCCCAAGCGCCTTCCTCCTACCTTGCCCCAAGAGGGTCAGCCTCCCACGTTGGCTCCAGAGTCAGGGGACATGGGAGACAAACGGTTCCGCAACAAAGGAAATGGGCAGCTTATAATGAAAACTATAATAGGTAAGATCAATAAGATGAAAAGTATGAAACGAAAGCGTATTCTCAGTCAAATCTTGTTAGGCCCAAGACCAGAAGAACCCCCTAAAGGCACGACCAGTGGAGTGGTTGGATCTGTGGAAGCTGCAACCCAATCGCTGTCCTCCCTGGCTGCTTCTTTTGGGGGAAAACTAGGGCCACAAATCAATGTCAGTAAAAAGGGCACAATATACATGGGTAAGAGGAGAGGCCGTAAACCAAAAGCAGTGAGTAATGCCACAGGTACACCACCACCAGAACCCTTCCTATCCCCAAACACCACTTCCCCTCTTCATCACCATCAATCACAGTCTCAGCAACAGCACCAGCTCTCCTCTTCAGAGGTATTTCCTTCCCCTTCCCTCTCACAGTCTAGTGGAGGTCACAGTCCCATCAGTGATGCCAGCTTTGTTGAGCCAGGCTCTGTGCACTTTGCAGGTCACTCACACTATTCTAATCCCCATCATAGCCACAACActttctccttccctcccccAACCTTTTCGGCCCCTAATCCACGCAACCCAGGACTGGGCTCAACGTCATCATCTATGGGCACAGCAGCCTCCCAGAAAAAGTCATCTTGTCGTGGataccatcaccaccaccatcattaCAGGCAGCACTACCATTACCATAAGCTTTCCCCTCCCAGGCCGCTCCATCCCACCTCCCCTGCCCCTCTCAGTGAGCTAAAAGAAGCCACTCCTTCACCAGTCAGTGAGTCACACAGTGAGGAGACAGTGCCCAGTGACAGTGGTATAGGAACAGACAATAACAGCACCTCAGATCGTGGTGAGAAAGCTGGAGGGGCGGGTGGCTTGGGTGGTATTGGGTTGCCACCCGGGATGAGCGGTGGATTATTAATGCCGGGGGTCATCGGTTCAGCTATGGGTCCAGGGGTGGGTCTCAATTCCAGAGGCAGGCGGCGTCACTCCGCTGTGCTCATGGAACATCCTTCACCCTCTCCATCACCTCACGGGGCAAGGGCATCTCCTGATCCCAGGAGACCCCACCCAGCAGCTCCCGCCTCCTCCTTATTGGGACACAAGGAGAAACATAAGCACAAGTGTAAACGCCGCAGCCATGGTTGCCCTGGCTATGATaagctaaagagacagaaaaggaaacGCAAGAAGAAGTACTTGCAGCTGCGCTCTCGGCGGCATGACCCAGACTTTCTTGCTGAGTTGGATGAGATTGTTGTGAGATTGAGTGAAATACGGATAGCACACCGTACTACAGGGCACCGGCTCGGCAGCGGAGTAGGCATAGCAGCGGGAACAAGTAGAGTGCCAGGAGTGGGAAGCAGGGCTAGTGCTGGCATAGGAGGCACAGCTGGCCCTCCTCCACATCATTATGTCCACAGGGACCTCCTGCCTACAATCTTCAGGGTTAACTTTGGCAGCTACTACTCCCACCCGGCATACTCCTGTGATCCATTGCACTATGTTCGTAAACCAGACATGAAGAAGAAACGTGGACGACCTCCCAAACTGAGAGAGTCCATGTCTGAGGTTCCCTTTGTACCTGGGCTTGGATTCCCGCTCTCCAGTGGAGGCTTCTACCACCCCTCCTACAGCGTTCCCTACTCCTCTGGGCCCCTGGGGTTGGGCTATTACAGAGGCTATCCTCCAGCTAGCGCTCTGTATCCCCACCCACATCACCAGTCACCCCACACAGCTCCATCCCACCACTCTCACCACTCACCGtctttcccccctcctccccccacaTCTTACATGCATCACCACCACCCATCACATCTCCTGCTGAACCCCTCCaaatttcacaagaaaaaacataagCTGCTTAGGCAGGAGTACCTGGGAGGAGGGAGGTCCCCTGTCCTGTACCCACCCATGTCTTCTGAGCTCTCCTTCAACTggcatcacaaacacaaacacagacacaaacacagagagcgCTGCGctgaggaggacagggaggaagCTGCAAGAGGAGGATCAGAAAGTCGGGCTAGTGCAGGGATTTCTGATGCTGGAGCATCagggaaaggagagagagtTGGCAGTTTAGGGATGGCAGAGTCTTTACAACGATGCCGCTTTGGACGAGACACCTCCAGCATCGGTGCCAGCAAGCAAGCTGCCACTTCTGCCAactccccctcttcttcttcatcctcatctgcAGAAAGGTACAAGCGCAAAGAGAGCTCCATGTCCTGTCTAGGCCCCTCCAGGCTTGCACTGGGTAGCAGCTCAAAAGGCCACCACCCAGTAGAGTCCTGGTTCAGGATGGGCAGCTCTAAGGCAGACTACTCTAAGCTTTCACGGAGTCATGTGGCACCTGGCCAGGGTCCCTTCTCAGATGGACGGGCTGAAGACCCAGCAGGCTGCTCGGACAGTGAGGATGATGAGCCTCTCACCCCAACGGAGGATGTAGAGCCTGGAGCCCATGATTCTCCAAACCTTACAAATTTGTTTGCCTCTGCTCTCACCCGCACTACACTGAAGGGGAGCAGGAGCAGAAAGAGTGATGTAGTCACAGAGAGCTCCAGCTTCTCCCGCATGGACCGACCGATGAGGAAGGACCGCTCAACATCAGCAGAAAGGAGAGAGTTAG GGTCATCAGGTATCCAGACAAGAGGTGTTGCCCTCTCGACCTCTGAAGGGCCCGAGGGATCCCTGCACCACCGGCAGCAGCACCATCACCAACCTTCTCTGTTTCACTCCCACGGCTCGGCTTCCTCTTCTcgactctccccctctcaggaCTGTTGCCTGGATGCCTCCCTGCCCCACCACTCCCATCGGACACAGCCATCCAAACACAGCCTGCACCACGTCAACAAGATCCTGCGTGCCAAGAAGCTACAGAGACAGGCTCGTACAGGAAACAATGTGGTGAAGAAGAGGGGCCCTGGGCGTCCGAGGAAACACCCGTTACCCTCTCCGCCGCCATCTCCACCTCCAGTTGTTGAGTTGAATCAGACCCGGCACAGGGACAGAGCGGGAGAACGGCCAGCAGGAGCCAGGGGGTGGGAGGGGGACACTGTGACAGATGCTATTGAGTCAGTAGTCCAGGGCCAGCGTAGAAAATGTCAGAAGAGGAAGCACTGggacagagatggagaagacgaagaggaggaggaagaagaggacggGGAGGTAGAAGAGCCTGAGGAGCGTTTGccggacagagaggagaacctgGGCAACCTGGTGGCAAGGTCCAGGACTGGGACAGGAAGAAGCTGGCTCACCCAGGACGAGCTCCAGCACTTTCGTGG CTCAGTGGAAAGCAAGCCAGATGGCCACTGCTCCCCAGAACGCCCAGGCACCGTCTCCAGGGAACAAGCTCCGCCCATGCCTGTAACAAGCCAACGAGAAAAGAGACCAGCTAGACCTCCAAAGAAGAAGTTCCAGAAGGCGGGACTTTACTCTGATGTGTACAAGACTGAGGA CCCCCGGAGTCAGCTTCTGCAGCTAAAGAAAGAGAAGCTAGAATACATACCCGGGGAACATGACTATGGATTGTTTCCAGCGCCTATACATGTTG GGAAGTACCTGAGACAGAAGCGCATTGATTTCCAGTTGCCTTACGACATCTTATGGCTGTGGAAACACGATCAG ctttACAAGAGGCCTGATGTCCCCCTTTATAAGAAGATCAGATCAA ATGTCTATGTGGACGTGAAACCTCTCTCTGGTTATGAAACAACTACATGCAACTGTAGACCTCATGAGGTCTCAACTGACAAAGGCTGCCTGGATGATTGCCTAAATAG AATGAGTTTTGCTGAGTGCTCTCCCAGCACCTGTCCATGTACTGATCGGTGTGACAACCAGCGCATCCAGAGACACGAGTGGGTCCAGTGTCTGGAGCGATTCCGTGCTGAGGGAAAAGGCTGGGGCATCCGCACCAAGGAGGCACTTCGTGCTGGACAGTTTATCATCGAGTACCTGGGAGAGGTGGTTAGCGAACAGGAGTTTAG GAGCCGTATGATGGAGCAGTACTTCTCCCATAGTGGCCAGTACTGTCTGAATCTGGATAGCGGCATGGTGATTGACAGCTACCGAATGGGCAATGAGGCACGCTTCATAAACCACAGCTGTGAACCCAACTGTGAGATGCAGAAGTG GTCGGTGAACGGGGTGTACAGAATTGGTCTCTTTGCTCTCAAGGAGATCACCAGCGGCACTGAGCTCACCTATGACTACAACTTCCATTCCTTCAACACAGAAGAACAG CAAGTGTGTAAGTGTGGCTCAGAGAGCTGCCGGGGCATCATCGGAGGGAAAAGCCAGCGTATTAACGGACTGCCTGGGAAGACGGGAGGGACTCGGAGGCTTGGACGACTCAAGGAGAAGAGGAAGTCCAAACACCAGCTCAAAAAACGA GAGGAAGAGTCGAGTGACAGCAACAAGTTTTACCCTCATCTCATGAAGCCCATGTCCAACAGGgagag GAACTTTGTGCTGAAGCACAGAGTGTTTCTCCTGAGGAACtgggagaagatgagggagaaacaggagctgctgaagagagagggcgagagagagagggacgcCAGCAGCCTGTCCATATACACACGCTGGGGAGGAGTCATCCGTGACGACGGCAACATTAAGTCAG ATGTGTTCCTGACGCAGTTCTCGGCCCTGCAGACGTCACGGTCGGTTCGCACACGGAGACTCGCTGCGgctgaggaaaacacagaagTCACACGCACTGCTCGCCTTGCACACATCTTCAAGGAGATTTGTGACATGATCACCAGCTACAAGG ATTCAGCTGGCCAGACACTCGCTGCTCCGCTGGTGAACCTCCCATCCAGGAAGAG GAACAGCCAGTACTATGAGAAAGTGACTGACCCTCTGGACCTGAGCACCATCGAGAAACAAATCCTCACCGGCCACTACAAGACCGTTGAAGCGTTTGATACAGATATGCTCAAGGTGTTCCGCAATGCTGAG AAATATTACGGCAGGAAGTCACCGGTAGGCAGGGACGTGTGTCGGCTGCGGAAGGCCTACTACAGTGCTCGTCACGAAGCCGCCGTCCAGATTGATGAGATCGTGGGCGAGACCGCCAGCGAGGCCGACAGCTCGGATTCGCTGGAGCGTGACCATGGCCACCCCCAGCACGGAGGAGGGCCGGGCCCCCACGACAAGGATGACGACATCATCCGTTGCATCTGTGGAATGTACAAGGACGAAGGCCTGATGATCCAGTGTGAAAAGTGCATG GTGTGGCAGCACTTTGACTGCATGCGGTTGGAGACTGAGGTGGAGCACTACCTGTGTGAGCAGTGTGAACCTCGGCCTATAGACAGG GAAGTTCCCATGATACCCCAGCCTAGCTACGCCCAGGCTGGCTCTGTCTACTACATCTGCCTCCTTAGAGATGACCTGCTGCTACATCAAG GTGACTGTGTGTATCTGATGAGAGACAGCAGACGCACACCTGAGGGCCAGCCTCTCAGACAGTCGTACCGTCTCTTGTCACACGTCAACCGAGACAAACTCGACATCTTCCGAATCGAAAAACTCTGGAAGAACGAGAA GGGTGAGAGGTTTGCCTTTGGCCACCACTACTTCCGTCCTCACGAGACACATCATTCTCCATCACGGCGGTTCTACCAGAACGAGTTGTTCCGCATGCCGCTCTACGAGATCATCCCCCTGGAGGCAGTGGTGGGAACCTGCTGTGTCCTCGATCTCTACACTTATTGCAAAG GACGGCCGAAGAATGTAAAGGAGCAGGACGTGTACATCTGCGATTACCGTTTGGACAAGTCGGCTCACCTGTTCTACAAGATCCATCGCAACCGCTACCCAGTCTGCACCAAGCTGTACGCCTTCAACCACTTCCCCAAGCGGCTCACGCCCAAAAGGGACTTCTCG CCTCACTATGTTCCCGACAACTACAAGAGGAACGGTGGCCGCTCTGCCTGGAAGAGCGAACGACCCAAAGGAGTGGGGGGCTGCGATGACGATGGCTCTTCTTGCGACCGAGGTGACGACTTCCCACCTGAGGGTGAAGACGGGAGAGGAGTGGAGGACGACATGGACATGGCTTCAGAGGATCCAGAACTTCTCTCAGCCAAGCCCAGGAGAGCGGAACGGGATGGTGATggggatgatgatgaagacgacgaggaggacgaagaggacGGGCAGGACTCTGAGGAGCGCAAAGAGCTGGAGGACAGTTCCGCAGAGAGGATAGGGGAGATGCTTGAACTCCCGTCGTCCTCTGCATCCTCGCCGCTACACCACCCAGTGTTGGGCAGGAGGGAGGCCCAGAGGGAACGGCTAAATAAAATCCTGCTGGATCTGCTGCACAGAACTCCCAACAAGAATGGTGAGGGACCGGGAACAAAGCAGGGGG CCATAGATGTCACTTATCTCCTAGAGGAAGGCGCAGGGCGGCGGCTACGGCGACGGACACTTGGATTTGGTGATTTCGTGGGCAGAAAATAA